From the Senegalimassilia faecalis genome, one window contains:
- a CDS encoding tyrosine-type recombinase/integrase has product MEAIAIDILPAQKNERAETEWNPEVGRSRFRDDVWDLTDLTPDWVQGHRRKIDFTAVAEPGLREVWRHYAYWKLGRVKASTVTSMRSNILRLFGYCTVMGADRLSDLDEHDILGLPLWLSSCGIEPATQVHVLQVADEIIRIGQLRGWDVPESVNMAAVKARPEWPKGDPPHKKTKVIPDDTMERVLECALMEEDTISKSLIIILSQTGLRASEVVTIERGCIEQAPAGMHTMEVLISKTVKQGPTPHRILVNSLVVDAVRELEKRNPASEGPLFVRPVRGKVKRMTASDVANRLKRFCLRWSITDAGGKPAIHPHMFRTTFVRSLVMQGIPLAFIMEHYAHVSIDMTAHYLQLSREDLRSAWGKAILSPDSTIAGKRARQIRAAVAKELKARAEESVEDVIASLADSMSFNPLPTGVCLYDLRRGPCSKGESCFFYNCPNYVTEKRFYPVLKRELDLIEEEMSRLKALGREREWQRQYAKRAHLEPLVRDLEEQVNEQ; this is encoded by the coding sequence ATGGAGGCCATCGCAATTGACATCCTGCCGGCGCAGAAGAACGAGCGAGCCGAGACCGAGTGGAACCCGGAGGTCGGGAGATCTCGGTTCCGCGACGACGTATGGGACCTGACGGACCTTACGCCCGACTGGGTCCAAGGCCATCGCAGGAAGATAGACTTCACCGCCGTTGCCGAGCCCGGGCTCCGGGAAGTATGGCGGCACTACGCCTACTGGAAGCTCGGACGCGTCAAGGCATCAACCGTGACGTCGATGAGGAGCAACATCTTGAGGCTCTTCGGATACTGCACCGTGATGGGTGCGGACAGGCTATCGGACCTCGACGAGCACGACATACTTGGCCTGCCCCTCTGGCTTTCCTCCTGCGGAATCGAGCCAGCCACCCAGGTTCACGTTCTCCAAGTGGCAGACGAGATCATAAGAATCGGCCAGTTGCGGGGCTGGGACGTTCCCGAAAGCGTCAACATGGCCGCAGTAAAGGCCCGGCCCGAGTGGCCAAAGGGGGACCCGCCCCACAAGAAGACCAAGGTGATACCGGACGACACCATGGAGCGCGTTCTCGAGTGCGCCCTCATGGAGGAAGACACGATAAGCAAATCCTTGATAATCATCCTCAGCCAGACAGGGCTAAGAGCCAGCGAGGTCGTCACGATAGAGAGGGGCTGCATAGAGCAGGCGCCCGCCGGCATGCACACCATGGAGGTGTTGATCTCAAAGACCGTCAAGCAGGGCCCAACCCCGCACAGGATACTGGTCAACAGCCTTGTCGTCGACGCGGTGAGGGAGCTCGAGAAGCGAAATCCCGCTTCCGAGGGCCCGCTGTTCGTGCGGCCCGTCAGGGGCAAGGTAAAGAGAATGACGGCGTCCGACGTCGCGAACAGGTTGAAGCGCTTCTGCCTGCGCTGGTCGATAACCGATGCCGGCGGCAAGCCCGCCATACACCCCCACATGTTCAGGACCACGTTCGTGCGGTCGCTGGTCATGCAGGGCATCCCTCTGGCGTTCATCATGGAACACTACGCCCACGTCTCCATAGACATGACGGCGCACTACCTTCAGCTCAGCCGAGAGGACCTGCGCAGCGCATGGGGCAAAGCGATACTGTCGCCCGACTCCACGATTGCGGGCAAGCGGGCGAGGCAGATAAGGGCCGCGGTGGCCAAAGAGCTCAAGGCCAGGGCCGAGGAGAGCGTCGAGGACGTCATTGCCTCCCTTGCGGACTCCATGAGCTTCAACCCTCTGCCGACGGGCGTCTGCCTATACGACCTGCGCCGCGGCCCCTGCTCGAAGGGTGAGAGCTGCTTCTTCTACAATTGCCCGAACTACGTGACCGAGAAGCGCTTCTACCCCGTCCTCAAGCGAGAGCTCGACCTCATCGAAGAGGAGATGTCTCGCCTGAAGGCGCTGGGGCGGGAGCGCGAATGGCAACGCCAGTACGCGAAGCGCGCTCATCTTGAGCCCCTCGTCAGAGATTTGGAGGAGCAGGTCAATGAACAATAG
- a CDS encoding DUF6262 family protein, giving the protein MNNRNTEGIRAHAASRAEETRTRAEAAIETLKGRGERITFAAVARESGLSRSSLYGNDYVKVRIQSLQALEAVPDRASKKSRGDGSRRLTELADRVRELEEQKLMLVAQLAEMELLRMENEELKRVAKSRSTPQAPNVVTMR; this is encoded by the coding sequence ATGAACAATAGGAACACCGAGGGCATCAGGGCGCACGCCGCATCGAGGGCCGAAGAGACCAGGACCAGAGCCGAAGCCGCCATAGAGACCCTCAAAGGCCGAGGCGAGAGGATAACCTTCGCCGCCGTTGCCAGGGAGTCGGGCCTGAGCAGGTCGTCTTTGTACGGCAATGATTATGTCAAGGTGCGTATCCAGAGTCTTCAGGCACTCGAAGCCGTCCCCGACCGAGCATCAAAGAAATCCCGAGGAGACGGCTCACGGCGGCTGACCGAGCTCGCGGACAGAGTCAGAGAGCTGGAGGAGCAGAAGCTGATGCTCGTGGCCCAGCTGGCCGAGATGGAGCTTCTCAGGATGGAGAACGAGGAACTCAAGCGAGTTGCGAAATCGAGGTCGACTCCACAGGCCCCGAATGTGGTCACAATGCGCTAG
- a CDS encoding YraN family protein, translated as MEVINKRAVEASERFLTSKGYEILDRSWTAADGQAIDIIAKDDDGIAFVNVSANVGTQRFEDPTITREQRESAAAQWLAANGDDLVDTAVRFDDIALMIVSGSRAILRHHINAWGSCV; from the coding sequence ATGGAAGTCATCAACAAACGCGCAGTCGAGGCAAGCGAGAGATTCCTCACCAGCAAGGGTTACGAGATTCTCGACCGCAGCTGGACGGCAGCCGACGGCCAGGCCATCGACATCATCGCCAAAGACGACGACGGCATCGCATTCGTGAACGTCTCGGCCAATGTCGGCACCCAGCGCTTCGAGGACCCGACGATAACCCGCGAGCAGCGCGAGTCGGCTGCGGCGCAATGGCTTGCAGCCAACGGCGACGACCTGGTCGACACGGCCGTCCGTTTCGACGACATCGCGCTGATGATCGTGAGCGGGTCTCGCGCGATCCTCCGCCATCACATCAACGCTTGGGGTTCATGTGTCTAA
- a CDS encoding YlcI/YnfO family protein, whose amino-acid sequence MPGYKDLITENPSETAIRSYLVQGDQVSVTLRIPNALRDAAKEEAALRGMSFSAFVRTCMIEELAKKGR is encoded by the coding sequence ATGCCGGGCTACAAGGACCTCATCACGGAGAATCCCAGCGAAACCGCCATCCGCAGTTATTTGGTGCAGGGCGACCAGGTTTCGGTGACCCTGCGCATCCCGAACGCCCTGCGCGACGCGGCCAAGGAGGAAGCGGCCCTGCGCGGCATGAGCTTCAGCGCCTTCGTCCGCACCTGCATGATCGAAGAGCTCGCAAAGAAAGGCCGATAA
- a CDS encoding type I restriction endonuclease subunit R has protein sequence MGASTYSYTVVPGGFNEDFYEQCVIEHMAEELGYTHLYGPDVIRTSDEYRDVFLPGVLEDSLARINKGLPAAAIDEAILKIQNVEGGTLEQRNETFNDYLQSGVEVRFFDGKQERDDIVRLLDFDDPENNDFHVVNQWTFVEYSEKRPDVIAFVNGMPLVMFELKSPSREETDASDAYLQLRNYMHHIPSMFVPNVFCVMSDMSETRVGTITADEDRYVAWKSTDGDYSETKAATWQTMLDGMMPKARLLDLIRNFVCFNDSNDKVVKILAAYHQYFGVRKAIERAEEAVAGDGKIGVFWHTQGSGKSLSMVFFAHLLQRHLDSPTIVVITDRNDLDDQLFGQFGRCSAFLRQNPVQATSREDLKNLLEGREANGIIFTTMQKFTDGDEPLCDRSNVVVMVDEAHRGQYGLTEKMDASGKVSVGAARVVRKALPNASYIGFTGTPIALEDRNTREIFGDYIDVYDMTQSVEDESTKPVYYESRVVALHLDNDALGKIDAAYREFADQADEASIEKSKRDLGGLNAIFDTPETIDALCQDIVEHYENNRADVLAGKALIVAYSRPIAMKIYKRIMELRPSWKEKVGVVMTMSNQDPEEWFEVCGGTKHKKDMEQRFKNDDDPLKIAIVVDMWLTGFDVPSLATMYVFKPMKGYNLMQAIARVNRVCRGKEGGLVVDYIGIARALKQAMKDYTQRDQGNYGNMDVAATAYPKFLEKLDVCRDLLYGFDYRKLIFTDKKSQLAAAIAEGTDWLLDPTRHEDCEEFLKQCQLMNQALSLCKSLISQEDQHEAAYLSVLRVQVLRLTGRKPSGGGGMTYEEFNKRVTEIMEQTVHADGVLNLFDSKDVEISLFDEAFLTEVANMKEKNIAVESLKRLIKERVSTYQKTSVVKAQKFSDMLQGTLNSYLNGMLTNAQVIEELVEMAKEMMRDRTDAEEMGLTDEEMAFYDAITKPQAVHDFYNNDQLVAIARELTETLQKSATIDWQKKESARAGMRRAIKRLLRKYKYPPEGVDDAMETVMKQCELWADSKTFD, from the coding sequence ATGGGCGCCAGCACCTATTCCTATACGGTGGTCCCCGGAGGATTCAACGAGGACTTCTACGAGCAATGCGTTATCGAGCATATGGCCGAAGAGCTCGGCTATACGCATCTATACGGCCCGGACGTCATCCGCACCTCCGACGAGTACCGCGACGTATTCCTGCCGGGCGTCCTTGAGGACTCCCTCGCGCGCATAAACAAGGGCCTCCCCGCCGCTGCAATCGACGAGGCGATTCTCAAAATCCAGAACGTTGAGGGCGGAACGCTTGAACAGCGCAACGAGACCTTCAACGATTACCTGCAGTCTGGCGTCGAGGTGCGCTTCTTCGATGGCAAGCAAGAGCGCGACGACATCGTTCGCCTGCTCGACTTCGACGACCCCGAGAACAACGACTTTCACGTTGTGAACCAGTGGACGTTCGTGGAGTACTCCGAGAAGCGCCCCGACGTCATCGCGTTCGTGAACGGCATGCCGCTCGTAATGTTCGAGCTGAAGTCGCCCTCGCGCGAAGAAACCGATGCATCCGACGCCTATTTGCAGCTTCGCAACTACATGCACCACATACCCAGCATGTTCGTACCGAACGTCTTCTGCGTGATGAGCGACATGTCCGAGACTCGCGTTGGCACCATCACCGCCGACGAAGACCGCTACGTTGCGTGGAAATCAACCGACGGAGATTACTCCGAGACCAAGGCGGCCACTTGGCAGACCATGCTCGACGGCATGATGCCCAAGGCGCGCCTGCTCGACCTCATCCGTAATTTCGTCTGCTTCAATGACAGCAACGATAAAGTCGTCAAGATCCTTGCCGCCTACCACCAGTACTTCGGCGTGCGCAAGGCAATCGAGCGCGCAGAAGAAGCCGTCGCGGGAGACGGCAAGATAGGCGTCTTCTGGCATACGCAAGGCTCCGGCAAATCCCTTTCCATGGTGTTCTTCGCGCACTTGCTTCAACGCCACTTGGACAGCCCCACCATCGTCGTTATCACCGACCGCAACGACCTGGACGACCAGCTGTTCGGGCAATTTGGGCGTTGCTCGGCATTCCTGCGCCAAAATCCCGTTCAGGCAACAAGCCGCGAGGACCTGAAAAACCTCCTAGAGGGACGCGAGGCCAACGGCATCATATTCACCACCATGCAGAAATTCACCGACGGCGACGAACCGCTATGCGACCGCAGCAATGTCGTGGTGATGGTGGATGAGGCGCATCGCGGCCAGTACGGCCTCACCGAGAAGATGGACGCTAGCGGCAAGGTGTCCGTTGGGGCGGCGCGCGTAGTGCGCAAAGCGCTGCCCAACGCGTCCTACATCGGATTCACCGGCACGCCCATCGCCCTTGAAGACCGCAACACCCGCGAGATCTTTGGCGATTACATCGACGTCTACGACATGACTCAATCCGTGGAAGACGAGTCGACTAAGCCCGTCTACTACGAAAGTCGCGTGGTAGCGCTGCATCTGGACAACGACGCACTAGGCAAAATCGATGCCGCCTATCGGGAGTTCGCCGACCAGGCCGACGAGGCAAGCATCGAGAAATCAAAGCGCGACCTGGGCGGCCTGAACGCCATCTTCGACACGCCCGAAACCATTGACGCGCTGTGCCAAGACATCGTTGAGCACTACGAGAACAACCGCGCCGACGTGCTCGCCGGCAAGGCGCTCATCGTGGCCTACAGCCGGCCCATCGCCATGAAGATCTACAAACGAATCATGGAGCTTCGCCCCTCTTGGAAGGAAAAGGTGGGCGTGGTCATGACCATGTCCAACCAGGACCCAGAAGAATGGTTCGAGGTCTGCGGCGGCACCAAGCACAAGAAGGACATGGAGCAGCGCTTCAAGAACGACGACGACCCGCTGAAGATCGCCATCGTCGTCGACATGTGGCTCACCGGCTTCGACGTGCCGAGCCTGGCCACCATGTACGTGTTCAAGCCCATGAAGGGCTACAATCTGATGCAGGCCATTGCTCGCGTGAACCGCGTCTGCCGCGGCAAAGAGGGCGGCCTGGTGGTGGACTACATCGGCATCGCCCGTGCGCTCAAGCAAGCCATGAAGGACTACACCCAGCGCGACCAGGGCAACTACGGCAACATGGACGTCGCCGCCACGGCATATCCCAAGTTCTTGGAAAAGCTGGACGTGTGCCGCGACCTCCTTTATGGATTTGACTACAGGAAGCTTATCTTCACCGACAAGAAATCCCAGCTGGCTGCCGCCATCGCCGAAGGCACCGACTGGCTACTCGACCCCACGCGCCACGAGGACTGCGAAGAGTTCTTAAAACAGTGCCAGCTGATGAACCAGGCCCTCAGCCTATGCAAAAGCCTGATCTCCCAAGAAGACCAGCACGAGGCAGCCTACCTCTCAGTCCTGCGCGTCCAGGTATTGCGCCTTACGGGCCGCAAGCCGAGCGGCGGCGGGGGCATGACTTACGAAGAATTCAACAAACGCGTGACCGAGATTATGGAGCAAACGGTTCACGCCGACGGAGTGCTCAACCTGTTTGACAGCAAAGACGTCGAAATCTCGCTTTTCGACGAGGCCTTCCTTACGGAAGTTGCCAACATGAAGGAAAAGAACATCGCCGTCGAAAGCCTAAAGCGGCTTATCAAAGAACGCGTGAGCACCTACCAGAAAACCAGCGTGGTGAAGGCGCAGAAGTTCTCGGACATGCTGCAGGGCACGCTCAACAGCTATCTAAACGGCATGCTCACCAACGCGCAGGTCATCGAAGAGCTAGTCGAGATGGCCAAGGAGATGATGAGGGACCGCACCGACGCCGAAGAAATGGGGCTCACAGACGAGGAGATGGCTTTTTACGATGCCATCACCAAGCCCCAAGCGGTCCATGACTTTTACAACAACGACCAGTTGGTCGCAATAGCCCGAGAGCTTACCGAGACGTTGCAAAAGAGCGCCACCATCGACTGGCAGAAGAAGGAAAGCGCCCGCGCCGGAATGCGCCGCGCCATCAAGCGTCTTCTGCGAAAATACAAGTACCCACCCGAGGGCGTCGACGACGCGATGGAGACGGTCATGAAGCAATGCGAGCTCTGGGCCGACAGCAAGACATTCGATTAG
- a CDS encoding type I restriction-modification system subunit M: MAKKKADNTAEIGFEQQIWSAADKLRGNIDASEYKNVVLGLIFLKYISDKFDQRHQELVEEGEGFEEDRDEYLAENIFFVPESARWATIAAAAHTPEVGKVIDEAMRQIEAENDKLKNILPKNFARQELDKRRLGEVVDLFTNVQMAEKGDTRDILGRTYEYCLAKFAEAEGKNAGEFYTPACIVKTLVEIIEPYHGRVYDPCCGSGGMFVQSAEFVKRHQGNIDDLSIYGQESNPTTWKMATMNLAIRGIDANLGKQNADTFFNDLHRTEKFDFVLANPPFNMKDWGGDKLKEDPRWEYGVPPEGNANFAWVQHMVHHLNRSGRMGMVLANGSLSSQTNNEGDIRAKLIEADLIEGVVAMPGQLFYSTQIPVCLWIITKKKAQPGKTLFIDARNMGTMVSRKLREFTDEDIAKVAGAFDAFREGKLDEEKGFSAAASIEDIAKQDYIITPGRYVGIADVEEDDEPFEEKMARLTSEISKCFEESNRLQEQIKKNLEAIGYGL, encoded by the coding sequence GTGGCGAAAAAGAAAGCCGACAACACCGCTGAAATCGGATTCGAACAGCAGATCTGGAGCGCAGCAGACAAGCTTCGCGGCAATATTGACGCATCTGAGTACAAGAACGTAGTTCTGGGACTCATCTTTCTGAAGTATATTTCCGACAAGTTCGACCAGCGCCATCAGGAGCTTGTCGAAGAGGGCGAAGGTTTCGAAGAAGACCGCGACGAATACTTGGCCGAGAACATCTTCTTCGTGCCGGAGAGCGCGCGTTGGGCAACGATCGCCGCGGCAGCCCATACACCCGAAGTCGGCAAGGTCATCGACGAAGCCATGCGCCAAATCGAAGCTGAAAACGACAAACTGAAGAACATCCTCCCCAAGAACTTCGCGCGCCAAGAGCTGGATAAGCGCCGCCTTGGCGAGGTTGTAGACTTGTTCACCAATGTGCAAATGGCCGAGAAGGGCGACACACGCGACATCCTTGGCCGCACTTACGAATATTGCCTGGCGAAGTTCGCCGAAGCAGAAGGCAAGAACGCGGGAGAATTCTACACGCCGGCCTGTATCGTAAAGACCTTGGTTGAAATCATCGAACCCTATCATGGGCGCGTGTACGACCCCTGTTGCGGTAGCGGCGGCATGTTCGTGCAGTCGGCCGAGTTCGTAAAACGCCATCAGGGAAACATTGACGACTTGTCTATCTACGGCCAGGAAAGCAACCCCACTACATGGAAAATGGCCACGATGAACTTGGCTATCCGCGGCATCGACGCAAACCTTGGAAAGCAGAACGCCGACACGTTCTTCAACGACTTGCACCGCACCGAGAAGTTCGACTTCGTCCTGGCAAACCCGCCGTTCAACATGAAGGACTGGGGCGGCGACAAGCTGAAAGAGGATCCGCGCTGGGAGTACGGCGTGCCGCCCGAGGGCAACGCCAACTTCGCTTGGGTGCAGCATATGGTGCACCACCTAAATCGCAGCGGCCGCATGGGTATGGTGCTGGCCAATGGCTCGCTTTCGAGCCAAACCAACAACGAGGGCGATATCCGCGCCAAACTGATTGAAGCCGACCTGATAGAGGGCGTTGTCGCCATGCCCGGCCAGCTTTTCTACAGCACGCAAATCCCCGTGTGCCTGTGGATTATCACCAAGAAGAAGGCTCAACCCGGCAAGACGCTATTCATCGACGCGCGGAATATGGGCACCATGGTAAGCCGCAAACTGCGCGAGTTCACCGATGAAGACATCGCCAAGGTTGCCGGTGCGTTCGATGCATTCCGCGAGGGTAAGCTGGATGAAGAGAAGGGCTTCAGCGCCGCCGCGAGCATCGAAGACATCGCAAAGCAGGATTACATCATCACTCCCGGCCGCTATGTTGGCATCGCCGACGTCGAGGAGGACGATGAGCCCTTTGAGGAAAAAATGGCCCGCCTGACTAGTGAGATATCCAAATGCTTCGAAGAGTCAAACCGACTGCAAGAGCAGATCAAGAAGAATTTGGAGGCGATCGGGTATGGGCTGTAG
- a CDS encoding restriction endonuclease subunit S translates to MGCRVALGDICDINTSQYSTKEAWPRIQYLDTGNVTRGVISELQQLDPLTGKVPSRARRKVKPNSIVYSMVRPNQGHYALLKNPPVNMLVSTGFSVIDADESQVLPSYLYYALTTKEATEGFQALAEQSVSTYPTLSSADLLAFEVALPPLKCQQQVAAVLERIDEKMAANAKLNGYLEELARAMYVNAMQEHADSAALRDLAEFNPETYSPKENWSAVSYIDTSALMLNDLAGLQHFNLAEEKLPARARRKVSDGDILYSTVRPNQNHYGLLYGPVPHMLASTAFAVIRPNDTIMSPLVYLALTDARITKTLQQLAETSTSTIPSIRPVDLEQIAVLVPSDECGNEIAAQIGTAFKQIDCNKRENRKLAALRDALLPKLMSGEIDVSKVDLTQLNSHLSDC, encoded by the coding sequence ATGGGCTGTAGGGTTGCGTTAGGCGATATTTGCGACATTAATACTTCTCAATATTCAACCAAGGAGGCTTGGCCTCGTATTCAGTATCTTGACACCGGCAATGTGACTCGCGGTGTGATTTCTGAGCTGCAACAGCTCGATCCTTTGACTGGCAAAGTTCCAAGTCGGGCTCGTCGGAAGGTTAAACCCAATAGCATCGTGTACTCAATGGTTCGCCCTAATCAAGGGCATTATGCCTTACTTAAAAACCCACCAGTAAACATGCTTGTTTCAACAGGTTTCAGCGTCATAGATGCAGACGAAAGCCAGGTGCTTCCCAGTTATCTCTACTACGCTTTAACTACGAAAGAGGCGACGGAAGGCTTTCAGGCGCTCGCGGAGCAAAGTGTGTCAACATACCCGACTCTAAGCTCCGCTGATTTGCTAGCGTTCGAGGTCGCGCTTCCGCCGCTCAAATGCCAACAACAAGTCGCTGCGGTACTTGAGCGCATTGACGAAAAAATGGCTGCCAACGCTAAGCTAAATGGCTATTTAGAAGAACTGGCACGCGCCATGTATGTGAACGCAATGCAAGAACATGCAGATAGTGCCGCGCTGCGCGATTTAGCAGAATTCAATCCGGAAACGTATTCGCCTAAAGAAAACTGGAGTGCTGTAAGCTACATTGATACCAGCGCCCTTATGCTAAACGATCTGGCAGGGCTTCAGCACTTCAATCTCGCCGAAGAAAAGCTTCCAGCCAGAGCTCGTCGCAAGGTCTCCGACGGTGACATTCTCTACTCAACCGTTAGGCCCAATCAAAACCATTATGGATTGCTGTACGGTCCGGTGCCGCATATGTTGGCCTCTACAGCTTTCGCAGTAATACGACCAAACGATACGATCATGTCCCCGCTTGTCTACCTCGCACTTACAGATGCGAGAATTACCAAGACGCTCCAACAGCTTGCCGAAACAAGCACTTCAACCATTCCGTCGATTAGACCAGTAGACCTTGAGCAAATTGCTGTACTAGTACCTTCGGATGAATGCGGGAATGAAATTGCCGCTCAAATTGGAACAGCTTTCAAACAGATCGATTGCAATAAACGAGAAAATCGTAAGCTTGCCGCTCTCCGTGACGCTCTTCTCCCCAAACTCATGTCGGGTGAAATCGACGTTTCGAAAGTAGACCTCACGCAGCTAAATAGCCATTTATCCGATTGTTGA
- a CDS encoding restriction endonuclease subunit S → MSWTTTTLGEVTDLKRGFDLPASKRVSGKYPVYSSSGKTGTHDKYMVEGPCVITGRYGTIGKVFYSSISCWPLNTSLYSCDFKGNNPRFVYYLLQTIPWSEYTTASAVPGVNRNHVNLHKVTIPDKITQDRIAYLLDSITSKIELNNRINGYLAA, encoded by the coding sequence ATGAGCTGGACGACAACGACTCTCGGCGAAGTTACCGATTTAAAAAGAGGATTCGACCTTCCAGCAAGCAAGCGAGTGAGCGGAAAGTACCCCGTTTATTCGTCTTCCGGTAAAACCGGCACCCATGATAAATATATGGTTGAGGGCCCTTGCGTAATCACGGGAAGATACGGAACCATCGGGAAAGTTTTTTATTCGAGCATTAGCTGTTGGCCTCTTAACACTTCCCTCTATTCGTGCGATTTCAAAGGGAACAATCCGAGATTTGTATATTACCTTCTTCAGACTATTCCCTGGAGCGAATACACAACGGCAAGCGCGGTTCCTGGCGTCAATAGAAATCACGTCAATTTGCACAAAGTGACTATTCCCGACAAGATAACCCAAGACCGCATTGCTTACCTACTCGATAGCATTACCAGCAAAATCGAGCTCAACAATCGGATAAATGGCTATTTAGCTGCGTGA